A genomic window from Algoriphagus sp. Y33 includes:
- a CDS encoding O-antigen ligase family protein, translated as MTTTILHKNYTRLSLLLLGMILVAVLPFWGFGDLPSFLQADQTAYLLVLSGLFGVASSLLLLNRSPYLIKLTSIDLLLLLVILYYLINCFIIQTNPTVSSRLYDLFGLTIIYILVRSIGNLSPWPVLVFPVFGCLVQVVYGELQLLGVFPSLHPLFPLTGSFFNPGPYAGYLAIVFPIALGAYFYFKPGNSPFPLSPFLIKYGFLVICLGIIIVLPVTGSRAAWLAVALSSIFLYATRYRSKSIESYLTTQTKKITLAALALILVLLALSGMYLLRKDSVDGRLLIWKASMGIIQKHVLTGVGLDRFEAVYMESQADYFRSFPNDPAIALADDTTYAFNELLLIWTEQGTIGLSLVLILLVMAFRIRGSQKKPEIWTAQAGLIALLVFGMFSYPSNILPIKLCGILYLVILAKHAPNLGQVKLLKDVRRIIPILLIIISVTTMWQGYRQYQATLHWKEALTYYHKGSYLSAIETYDKAYPHYSYDGEFLMNYGKALSMAEEHGKAIDVLEKGTKHLNNSIVQTTLGNSYKAIFRYEKAEMAYQMASDMLPDRLYPKYLLAKLYDLMGEKGKMESIALYLLNKEPKVPSQAVDEIKQDMKDLLEMHSPQALFGQDNAIWTEGIYLRGENITTGEKLTDLHIIKYAKTLKKYHVKYAYLFAGPYKEDGHLPEYPFSKTAIRSVKLLKEHYPEIVILPWIGGVQNKTVYINDSSWVKNAVEDTKLLVETLSVPGVHVDFEYIIPGDSFLDRNIKKEKIGDREMYGEHVNNFHKQLRSKLPEAFISSVMVATSPESSPWKRKFSLEELQKLTQYIDQLSFLYYDTQINDQETFQRNCTALIQDIKTLKAINDIQYLVAIGTFVNRPELQKYRNMEIENVPNSLNTIKTSSFQIDPSNKLVDGIAIFCDWETNLQEWNQFYVNWVEQK; from the coding sequence ATGACAACAACAATTCTTCACAAAAATTACACAAGATTAAGTTTGTTACTACTGGGTATGATATTGGTCGCAGTGCTTCCTTTTTGGGGATTTGGTGATCTTCCCTCTTTTTTGCAAGCTGACCAAACCGCATATCTACTTGTTTTGTCTGGATTATTTGGGGTGGCATCATCCCTACTCTTGCTCAATAGAAGCCCCTACTTGATCAAGTTAACTTCCATAGATTTGCTCCTACTTCTGGTTATTTTATATTACCTAATTAACTGCTTTATCATACAAACAAATCCCACCGTCTCCTCCCGACTATATGACTTATTTGGACTGACTATAATCTACATATTGGTCAGAAGTATCGGTAACCTTTCGCCTTGGCCTGTTTTAGTTTTTCCCGTTTTTGGATGTCTAGTCCAAGTTGTATATGGAGAGCTGCAACTGTTAGGAGTTTTCCCCTCTTTGCACCCACTATTTCCTCTGACGGGCAGCTTTTTCAATCCGGGACCATATGCAGGATATCTTGCTATTGTTTTCCCTATAGCGCTGGGGGCATACTTCTATTTCAAACCAGGAAACTCCCCATTTCCATTGAGCCCATTCTTGATTAAGTATGGTTTTCTGGTTATTTGCCTAGGCATCATAATAGTCCTGCCGGTAACAGGTTCCCGGGCTGCTTGGCTGGCAGTGGCTCTCTCTTCAATATTCTTATACGCTACCCGCTATAGATCCAAAAGCATTGAAAGCTATCTGACTACCCAGACAAAAAAAATCACATTGGCGGCTCTGGCTCTGATCCTAGTACTTCTAGCCCTGTCGGGAATGTACCTGTTGAGGAAGGATTCAGTAGATGGTAGACTATTGATTTGGAAGGCTTCCATGGGAATTATCCAGAAACATGTTTTGACTGGGGTTGGGCTTGATCGCTTCGAGGCTGTTTATATGGAATCGCAGGCAGATTATTTCAGAAGTTTCCCAAACGACCCCGCAATTGCGTTAGCCGATGATACAACATACGCCTTCAACGAGTTACTATTGATATGGACCGAACAAGGGACAATTGGGCTTTCTTTAGTTTTGATCTTATTGGTTATGGCATTTCGAATACGAGGGAGCCAGAAAAAACCAGAAATATGGACAGCACAAGCAGGTCTAATAGCTCTACTTGTCTTTGGGATGTTTTCCTATCCTTCAAATATCTTACCCATCAAGTTATGTGGGATACTATACCTGGTGATTTTGGCTAAACATGCTCCAAATTTAGGACAAGTAAAATTACTAAAAGATGTACGCAGGATCATACCCATACTCCTTATCATAATATCTGTGACTACCATGTGGCAAGGATATCGACAGTATCAAGCTACATTACATTGGAAAGAAGCCCTTACCTATTATCATAAGGGATCCTATTTGTCAGCTATAGAGACTTACGATAAAGCCTATCCACATTATTCCTATGACGGAGAGTTTTTGATGAATTATGGAAAGGCACTTTCCATGGCTGAGGAGCACGGAAAAGCTATTGATGTACTGGAAAAAGGAACAAAACATTTGAACAATTCGATTGTCCAAACTACTTTAGGAAACAGCTATAAAGCTATCTTCAGGTATGAAAAAGCTGAAATGGCCTATCAAATGGCTTCGGATATGCTTCCCGACCGACTTTATCCGAAATACCTATTAGCAAAACTTTACGACCTTATGGGTGAAAAAGGAAAAATGGAAAGTATTGCTTTATACCTTTTAAATAAGGAGCCAAAGGTCCCCTCCCAAGCAGTAGACGAAATCAAACAAGACATGAAGGATTTGTTGGAGATGCATTCCCCTCAGGCTCTATTTGGTCAAGACAATGCCATTTGGACTGAAGGCATTTATTTGAGAGGCGAAAATATCACTACTGGGGAAAAACTTACAGACCTACATATCATCAAATATGCCAAAACACTCAAAAAGTACCATGTAAAGTATGCCTATCTCTTTGCTGGGCCTTACAAAGAAGATGGACATCTACCCGAATATCCTTTTTCCAAAACAGCTATTCGGTCTGTAAAGCTACTTAAAGAACATTACCCCGAAATAGTAATATTACCCTGGATAGGAGGGGTACAAAACAAAACTGTGTATATCAATGATTCTTCCTGGGTGAAAAATGCAGTAGAAGACACTAAGCTGCTAGTGGAAACGCTTTCTGTCCCCGGAGTGCACGTGGATTTTGAGTATATTATTCCAGGAGACTCATTTCTGGATCGAAACATCAAAAAAGAAAAGATAGGAGATCGTGAGATGTATGGAGAACATGTCAATAACTTTCACAAACAACTGCGTAGTAAATTACCCGAGGCCTTTATTTCTTCAGTTATGGTAGCCACCTCTCCGGAGTCAAGTCCTTGGAAAAGAAAGTTTAGTCTCGAGGAGCTTCAAAAACTAACCCAATATATCGATCAGCTATCCTTTTTGTACTACGATACCCAAATAAACGATCAAGAGACATTTCAACGGAATTGCACAGCACTAATTCAAGATATCAAGACTCTAAAAGCAATAAATGATATTCAATACCTTGTGGCTATTGGGACATTTGTAAACAGACCAGAACTGCAAAAATACCGTAACATGGAAATAGAAAATGTGCCTAATTCATTAAATACAATTAAAACCAGTTCTTTTCAAATAGACCCCAGTAATAAACTCGTAGATGGAATAGCTATATTTTGTGATTGGGAAACCAACCTTCAAGAATGGAATCAATTTTATGTGAATTGGGTGGAACAAAAATAA
- the trpD gene encoding anthranilate phosphoribosyltransferase, with protein MKDILNHLIEHRTLTRSDAKEVLKNITAGNYNTSQIAAFMTVYLMRSITVEELSGFREAMLERCIPVDIEEYDAMDLCGTGGDGKDTFNISTLSSFVVAAAGQNVAKHGNNGVSSICGSSNLLAYFGYEFTSDVDQIRRSLDEVGICFLHAPLFHPAMKHVGPIRKDLGVKTFFNMLGPMVNPSFPKKQLVGVFSLELARLYGYLYQDMEGRFSILHALDGYDEISLTGDFKMISNAGEKVYSPETIGLPKLKSESIKGGETIRESAAIFENILKGKGTKSQNSVVIANSAAALVTAREGLSFVDAVGIAEEALLSQKALQVFNGLVNPKTTVSLA; from the coding sequence ATGAAAGATATTTTGAATCACCTCATCGAGCACCGTACGCTTACCCGATCTGATGCAAAGGAGGTTTTGAAAAACATTACAGCAGGAAATTACAATACGAGTCAGATCGCTGCATTTATGACAGTGTATCTGATGCGTAGTATTACAGTAGAGGAGTTGTCAGGATTCCGTGAAGCTATGCTGGAGCGTTGTATTCCGGTGGATATTGAGGAATACGATGCTATGGATCTTTGCGGTACAGGCGGAGATGGCAAAGACACCTTCAATATCTCTACTTTATCTTCTTTTGTAGTGGCAGCTGCAGGACAAAATGTGGCAAAACATGGGAATAATGGAGTCTCCTCCATCTGTGGGTCTTCTAATTTGTTGGCATATTTTGGGTATGAATTCACCAGTGACGTGGATCAGATCAGGAGAAGTTTGGATGAAGTGGGGATTTGTTTTTTGCACGCGCCGCTCTTTCATCCCGCGATGAAGCATGTGGGGCCGATCAGAAAGGATCTTGGAGTTAAGACCTTTTTCAATATGCTCGGCCCCATGGTAAATCCAAGTTTTCCCAAGAAGCAATTGGTCGGTGTATTTAGTCTGGAGTTGGCTAGATTGTACGGATATCTTTACCAGGATATGGAAGGGAGATTCTCTATTCTTCATGCATTGGATGGTTATGATGAGATTTCGCTTACAGGCGATTTTAAGATGATCTCAAATGCAGGGGAAAAAGTCTATAGCCCCGAAACTATAGGTTTACCGAAATTGAAATCTGAGTCTATCAAAGGAGGCGAGACTATTCGGGAGTCTGCCGCTATATTTGAGAATATCCTGAAAGGGAAGGGAACGAAAAGCCAAAATTCGGTGGTGATTGCAAATTCCGCAGCGGCGCTTGTCACTGCACGCGAAGGACTTTCTTTTGTAGATGCAGTGGGTATAGCGGAGGAAGCACTTTTGAGCCAAAAAGCACTTCAGGTTTTTAACGGACTGGTCAATCCAAAAACAACAGTCTCTTTAGCATAA
- the trpB gene encoding tryptophan synthase subunit beta, translated as MIKVDEKGFYGKFGGAYIPEMLHPNVEELKENYESIMASKEFQDEFRGLLKDYVGRPTPLYFASRLSEKYGAKIYLKREDLCHTGAHKVNNTIGQIILAKKLGKKRIIAETGAGQHGVATATVCALMGMECTVYMGEIDIARQHPNVERMKILGATVVPATSGSKTLKDATNEAMRAWINNPVDTHYIIGSVVGPHPYPEMVARFQSVISEEIKWQLKEKEGRENPDIVIACVGGGSNAAGAFYHYYNTPEVRLVAAEAAGLGISSGKSAATTVLGTPGILHGSKTILMQTEDGQVVEPHSISAGLDYPGIGPVHAHLFDVGRGEFVAVEDKDAMAAGIELSKLEGIIPAIESAHALYALNMIEYSKDDVIVVNLSGRGDKDLDTYIKWGKY; from the coding sequence ATGATCAAAGTAGATGAAAAGGGGTTTTATGGCAAGTTCGGAGGAGCTTACATTCCCGAAATGCTGCATCCGAATGTTGAAGAACTGAAAGAGAATTACGAGTCGATCATGGCTTCTAAGGAGTTTCAGGATGAATTCAGGGGATTGCTGAAAGATTATGTGGGCCGTCCGACTCCTCTCTATTTTGCTTCCCGCCTTTCCGAAAAGTACGGTGCTAAAATCTACCTTAAGCGCGAGGATCTCTGCCATACAGGGGCTCATAAGGTGAACAACACCATAGGTCAGATCATCTTGGCGAAGAAGCTCGGGAAGAAGCGAATTATAGCGGAGACAGGAGCAGGACAACATGGAGTGGCTACGGCGACAGTTTGCGCACTTATGGGGATGGAATGCACGGTGTATATGGGAGAAATAGACATCGCCCGCCAGCATCCCAACGTAGAGCGTATGAAGATTCTCGGAGCTACTGTAGTTCCGGCAACCTCAGGTTCCAAAACACTTAAAGATGCAACTAACGAAGCTATGCGGGCATGGATCAATAATCCGGTAGATACCCATTATATTATCGGTTCGGTGGTAGGACCGCATCCCTATCCTGAGATGGTAGCGAGATTTCAGTCCGTGATTTCGGAAGAAATCAAGTGGCAACTGAAAGAAAAGGAAGGCAGGGAAAACCCTGATATCGTCATTGCCTGTGTAGGAGGCGGGTCAAATGCAGCCGGTGCTTTTTATCACTACTACAATACACCTGAAGTTCGCTTGGTAGCTGCAGAAGCGGCAGGGCTGGGGATTTCTTCAGGAAAGTCAGCAGCGACAACGGTGCTTGGGACTCCCGGGATTTTGCATGGATCGAAGACGATTTTGATGCAAACTGAAGATGGGCAGGTAGTGGAACCGCACTCGATCTCCGCAGGATTGGATTATCCGGGAATAGGACCTGTCCATGCCCATTTGTTTGATGTGGGAAGAGGAGAGTTTGTGGCAGTGGAAGATAAAGATGCGATGGCGGCGGGAATTGAGTTGAGCAAGCTTGAAGGAATTATTCCCGCAATCGAATCTGCCCATGCGCTGTATGCTTTGAATATGATCGAGTATTCCAAAGATGATGTGATCGTGGTGAATCTTTCGGGAAGAGGGGACAAGGATCTGGATACTTATATTAAATGGGGAAAGTACTGA
- a CDS encoding dienelactone hydrolase family protein: protein MESKFFLLETGDIIFSANPSNSFSFFQYDGISVGTFDTLSNQHSPFLYNKKIVGLQDYNGNEKWKSTSTELNRYFEEWDYIQSIFSFIQGKLLVVKLKNKGEIYLIDTNTKTKKVLFNNTYALHHVEYSEEHRFIIINFDDKLFRVDLETDSIDLKITTSGSQKLNPYIWKDSVYFSSNHDSEYFRIYAIDAMKTTFSPKLVYYSENDVRLPKILEDDLFFIEVKNGEYLLKKKNLKTSKIQNITNKGVVYNYTLHKDQYIYYIYSDFNTPKSLYVYDTKHRTTNNITGKSVIADLSYQYINGDAAKSSAYEYFPDSKKDIKGVILHFRPGLHSDFSPRWDPVLNNLVNNGYVVISPNYPMSSGFGKTYYNASFKDAVDDMERWVNDLKNRFKNMPFYCLSSSSGNILMEQVLSKVEEKVDAAVSMFGIPAFDNPSPMVPTLYILGENDPIIEFVETSKKLNSASNNNVRLVSYKNEGHWFRNQNNIENSVTEIIKHFCRFGDI, encoded by the coding sequence ATGGAAAGTAAGTTTTTTTTGTTGGAGACAGGAGATATCATTTTTTCTGCTAATCCGTCAAACTCTTTTTCATTTTTTCAATATGATGGGATTTCCGTTGGCACCTTTGACACATTAAGCAACCAGCACTCTCCTTTTCTTTATAATAAAAAAATAGTTGGTCTTCAAGACTATAATGGGAATGAAAAATGGAAGTCTACAAGCACGGAGCTTAATAGATATTTTGAGGAGTGGGATTATATTCAATCAATATTTTCCTTCATACAAGGAAAATTACTGGTCGTCAAGTTGAAAAACAAAGGTGAAATATACCTCATTGATACTAATACAAAAACTAAGAAAGTGTTGTTCAACAATACTTATGCCTTGCATCATGTGGAATACTCGGAAGAACACCGCTTCATAATAATTAATTTTGATGACAAGTTATTTCGCGTAGATCTTGAAACAGATAGTATCGATCTAAAAATAACAACTAGCGGATCCCAAAAATTAAACCCATATATATGGAAGGATTCAGTGTACTTTTCCTCCAACCACGATTCCGAGTATTTTAGAATATATGCGATTGATGCCATGAAGACAACCTTTAGCCCTAAGCTGGTTTACTATTCTGAAAATGATGTTAGGTTGCCAAAAATTCTTGAGGATGATTTATTTTTTATCGAAGTTAAAAACGGAGAATATTTACTTAAGAAAAAAAATCTAAAAACATCTAAAATACAAAATATTACCAATAAAGGAGTTGTCTACAACTACACTCTACATAAAGATCAATACATTTATTACATTTATTCAGATTTTAATACTCCTAAATCATTATATGTATATGATACTAAACACCGAACAACGAATAATATAACTGGAAAATCTGTCATAGCAGACCTCTCCTATCAATATATTAATGGGGATGCCGCAAAGTCTTCCGCCTACGAATATTTCCCTGATTCGAAGAAAGACATTAAAGGAGTCATTTTGCATTTTAGACCTGGATTACATAGTGATTTTTCACCACGATGGGATCCTGTTCTAAATAATCTTGTAAACAACGGATATGTAGTAATTAGCCCTAACTATCCAATGTCAAGCGGCTTTGGAAAAACTTATTATAATGCTTCTTTTAAAGACGCTGTAGATGATATGGAAAGATGGGTTAATGATTTAAAAAATCGGTTTAAAAACATGCCTTTTTACTGTCTATCCTCAAGTTCTGGTAATATATTAATGGAACAGGTGTTATCTAAGGTCGAAGAAAAAGTTGATGCCGCTGTTTCAATGTTTGGTATACCTGCATTTGACAATCCATCTCCCATGGTTCCTACTTTATATATTTTGGGAGAAAATGACCCTATAATTGAATTTGTCGAAACGAGTAAGAAACTTAATTCGGCTTCAAATAATAATGTCCGATTAGTTAGCTATAAGAATGAGGGACACTGGTTTAGGAATCAAAATAATATCGAAAATAGTGTTACAGAAATTATTAAACACTTTTGCAGATTTGGAGACATCTAG
- the trpC gene encoding indole-3-glycerol phosphate synthase TrpC — MNILDKIIARKHVEVAERRSLVPVKLLEQSIFFDGKVVSMKKYVTDPQKSGIISEFKRKSPSKGLINGSASVEAVSIGYMQAGASALSILTDTDFFGGSNADLKEARKFNFCPILRKDFVVDEYQILEAKSIGADCILLIAAALEPVRLKELAAFAKSLGLEILMEVHDREELDKSLCDDLDLVGVNNRNLKTFDVSLQTSLDLVDKIPADFIKISESGISDPNTLITLKRAGFDGFLIGENFMKSSRPEQAAYNFMKEYRKLLSMETEVSAK; from the coding sequence ATGAATATTTTAGATAAAATAATCGCCAGAAAGCACGTAGAAGTAGCCGAAAGACGGAGTCTGGTGCCGGTGAAACTTTTGGAACAAAGCATCTTTTTCGATGGGAAAGTAGTGTCCATGAAAAAGTATGTGACTGATCCCCAGAAATCAGGGATTATCTCTGAATTTAAGAGAAAGTCACCTTCCAAAGGATTGATCAATGGATCTGCTTCCGTAGAGGCGGTAAGCATAGGATACATGCAGGCGGGAGCTTCGGCATTGTCGATTTTGACAGATACTGATTTCTTCGGTGGGAGCAATGCTGATCTCAAGGAAGCCAGGAAGTTTAATTTCTGCCCGATTCTTCGTAAGGACTTCGTGGTCGATGAATATCAAATTCTCGAAGCCAAATCTATCGGAGCTGATTGTATTCTGCTGATTGCAGCAGCGCTGGAACCGGTTAGATTGAAGGAGCTGGCGGCATTTGCCAAAAGCTTGGGACTGGAAATTCTGATGGAAGTACACGATAGGGAAGAGCTGGATAAGAGCCTTTGCGACGACTTGGATCTGGTAGGGGTGAACAATAGGAATTTGAAGACTTTCGATGTGTCTTTGCAAACTTCTCTAGACTTAGTAGATAAGATTCCTGCTGATTTTATAAAGATATCTGAAAGTGGGATTTCTGACCCAAATACGTTGATCACTTTGAAAAGAGCTGGATTTGATGGCTTTTTAATAGGTGAAAACTTCATGAAATCCAGCCGCCCGGAGCAGGCAGCTTATAATTTCATGAAAGAGTATAGAAAACTTCTGTCCATGGAAACTGAAGTGAGTGCCAAATGA
- a CDS encoding phosphoribosylanthranilate isomerase translates to MKIKVCGMREPTNIKELLREVKPDWMGLIFYSKSPRYVSEDYAAEIQVAEVPKVGVFVNESIAFVLSKIDEFKLSVIQLHGNESPEYVRKLKLETDKKVWKVIPVGERIEWEALRGYVDLVEYFLFDTATASHGGSGKKFNWEVLKTYPFQKGFLLSGGLDEKSTSEVISLAEKLPQLVGVDLNSKFEDTPALKNIERLKSFKDKLLS, encoded by the coding sequence ATGAAGATCAAAGTCTGCGGGATGCGGGAACCGACAAATATCAAAGAGCTGCTCCGGGAGGTTAAACCTGACTGGATGGGTTTGATATTTTATTCCAAGTCCCCAAGATACGTTTCTGAAGATTATGCTGCGGAAATTCAGGTGGCAGAAGTGCCAAAAGTCGGGGTTTTTGTGAATGAATCCATTGCGTTTGTTTTATCCAAAATCGATGAATTCAAGTTGTCCGTAATTCAGCTTCATGGCAACGAAAGCCCGGAATATGTGCGGAAGCTGAAATTGGAAACAGACAAGAAGGTTTGGAAAGTCATCCCGGTAGGAGAGCGTATCGAGTGGGAGGCCTTAAGGGGTTATGTGGATTTGGTGGAATACTTTCTCTTCGATACTGCCACGGCCTCACACGGAGGATCAGGGAAGAAATTCAACTGGGAGGTGCTGAAAACGTATCCATTTCAAAAGGGATTCCTATTGAGCGGAGGGCTGGATGAAAAGAGCACGTCTGAAGTGATTTCTCTAGCGGAAAAATTACCGCAGCTGGTGGGGGTGGATTTGAATTCCAAGTTTGAAGATACACCGGCACTAAAAAATATTGAAAGGCTGAAAAGCTTTAAAGATAAATTATTGAGTTAG
- the aroF gene encoding 3-deoxy-7-phosphoheptulonate synthase — MIIQLQPDISDSQKENLIQKVNGIGYKTTEVKTQLGDYLIGIGKKEFDIRQIGQMDGIIDIHIVSDEYKLVSKKWKAKPTSVDLGDGVFIKEGEMAVITGPCSIESEEQIRAVVAHCVENDIKMMRGGVFKPRSSPYAFRGLGLEWLKLWHDIASEAGIKIVTEVMQTSQIEEMYPYVDIYQVGARNSQNFNLLDELGKVDKAVMIKRGISGTIEELLQSAEYVFSGGNEKLILCERGIRTYERASRNTLDLNAIPILKAKSHLPVIVDPSHGIGIRAYVPQMALAGVMSGADGIIYESHEVPEKAYSDGQQTLDFAQSARLASWIRESFAMRKGFELL, encoded by the coding sequence ATGATCATTCAGCTTCAACCCGATATTTCCGACAGTCAAAAAGAGAATTTGATCCAAAAAGTCAATGGCATTGGCTATAAAACCACTGAGGTGAAAACTCAGCTTGGTGACTATCTGATCGGTATCGGCAAAAAGGAATTTGATATCCGCCAAATCGGACAGATGGATGGGATAATCGATATCCACATTGTCTCTGACGAGTATAAGTTGGTGTCCAAAAAATGGAAAGCCAAGCCGACTTCTGTTGATTTGGGGGATGGCGTATTCATCAAAGAAGGGGAAATGGCAGTGATCACCGGACCATGCTCTATCGAATCCGAAGAGCAAATCCGTGCTGTCGTAGCCCATTGCGTAGAAAATGATATCAAGATGATGCGTGGAGGAGTGTTCAAACCAAGAAGCAGTCCTTATGCATTCCGTGGATTGGGACTGGAATGGCTGAAACTGTGGCACGATATCGCCAGTGAGGCTGGGATCAAGATTGTGACCGAGGTGATGCAGACTTCGCAGATCGAAGAAATGTATCCTTATGTGGATATTTATCAGGTAGGAGCCAGAAATTCCCAAAACTTCAATCTGCTGGATGAGTTGGGAAAAGTGGATAAAGCAGTGATGATCAAGCGGGGGATTTCCGGTACAATTGAAGAGCTTTTGCAGTCCGCGGAGTATGTGTTCTCTGGAGGAAATGAAAAACTGATTCTCTGCGAAAGAGGAATCCGGACTTACGAGCGGGCTAGTAGAAATACATTGGACTTGAATGCTATTCCGATTTTAAAAGCGAAATCCCACTTGCCTGTAATCGTGGATCCTTCACATGGAATCGGTATTCGGGCTTATGTGCCACAGATGGCACTTGCAGGAGTAATGTCCGGTGCGGATGGGATTATTTACGAATCGCATGAAGTTCCGGAGAAGGCCTATTCCGACGGACAGCAGACGCTTGACTTTGCGCAGAGCGCACGATTGGCAAGCTGGATCAGAGAGAGTTTTGCGATGCGGAAGGGATTTGAATTGTTGTAG
- the trpA gene encoding tryptophan synthase subunit alpha, with translation MNRIHKLFKEKGSRALSIYFTAGFPELESTMGIMEAIQRGGADIIEIGIPYSDPVADGPTIQDSNMIALENGISLKKIFEQLEDFREKISIPVVMMGYLNPIIQYGMEAFCEKCQEVGVDGLILPDLPMQQYLDEYKVLFEQYGLVNTFLISPQTSEKRIREIDENTSGFIYMVSSHSITGAKAGISDEQISYFERVKAMNLKNPRLIGFGISDSETFSKASEYSNGAIIGSAFIKTVKDSKNLSEDIQGYIQSLIN, from the coding sequence ATGAACCGAATACATAAACTATTTAAAGAAAAGGGCTCCCGTGCGCTCTCTATCTATTTCACAGCGGGTTTCCCGGAACTGGAAAGCACTATGGGAATCATGGAGGCAATCCAGCGGGGAGGTGCTGATATTATAGAGATTGGCATTCCCTATTCTGATCCTGTAGCTGATGGGCCGACTATCCAGGATAGCAATATGATTGCGCTTGAAAATGGGATTTCACTGAAGAAAATCTTTGAGCAACTTGAAGACTTTCGTGAGAAAATTTCCATTCCTGTGGTTATGATGGGGTATTTAAATCCGATTATACAATATGGCATGGAGGCTTTTTGCGAAAAATGCCAGGAGGTAGGAGTGGATGGACTCATTCTGCCGGACCTTCCTATGCAGCAGTATTTGGATGAATATAAGGTGCTTTTTGAACAATATGGTTTGGTAAACACATTTTTGATTTCTCCGCAGACCTCAGAAAAGCGTATTCGGGAAATCGATGAAAACACTAGCGGATTTATTTACATGGTTTCTTCCCATAGCATCACAGGAGCAAAAGCAGGAATTAGTGATGAGCAGATTTCTTATTTCGAGCGGGTCAAAGCTATGAATTTGAAAAATCCGAGACTGATCGGTTTTGGTATTTCAGATTCCGAGACTTTTTCCAAAGCTTCCGAATACAGTAATGGGGCCATTATAGGATCGGCCTTTATCAAGACGGTAAAGGATTCTAAAAATCTGAGTGAGGACATTCAGGGGTATATTCAATCATTAATCAATTAA
- a CDS encoding aminodeoxychorismate/anthranilate synthase component II has product MKILVLDNYDSFTYNLVYIVRQLGYGTQMDVFRNDKISLEEVSQYDKILLSPGPGVPEDAGVMPELLKKYAATKSILGVCLGHQAIGEAFGGDLINLSEVLHGVASTVTVEEDLLFKGVPSTFSIGRYHSWVVDENTLSPDLEVIARTPDSQIMAIRHKEYDVRGVQFHPESILTENGVQILKNWLEHSVAVPPNNTY; this is encoded by the coding sequence ATGAAAATACTAGTCCTAGATAATTACGATTCCTTTACCTACAACCTGGTCTATATCGTTAGACAGCTGGGATATGGGACACAGATGGATGTCTTTCGAAATGATAAGATCAGTTTGGAAGAGGTCTCTCAGTACGACAAAATACTCCTTTCCCCGGGACCGGGAGTTCCTGAAGATGCAGGGGTCATGCCCGAGCTTTTGAAGAAATATGCCGCCACCAAATCAATTCTGGGAGTTTGTCTGGGACATCAGGCAATTGGTGAAGCTTTCGGAGGAGATTTGATAAATTTGTCTGAAGTACTTCATGGTGTGGCTTCTACCGTGACGGTAGAGGAAGATTTGCTGTTCAAAGGAGTTCCGAGCACGTTCAGTATTGGCCGATACCACTCTTGGGTTGTAGATGAAAATACGCTTTCGCCGGATTTGGAGGTGATAGCACGTACGCCCGACAGTCAAATTATGGCAATAAGACATAAGGAGTATGATGTCAGAGGGGTACAGTTTCATCCGGAAAGCATTCTTACCGAAAACGGAGTACAGATTCTCAAAAATTGGTTGGAGCATTCAGTAGCAGTCCCGCCGAACAACACCTATTAA